The Streptomyces sp. NBC_01255 genome window below encodes:
- a CDS encoding ABC-F family ATP-binding cassette domain-containing protein, which translates to MITATGIELRAGARVLLESASFRVAKGDRIGLVGRNGAGKTTLTKCLAGEGQPAAGAIARSGEVGYLPQDPRTGDLDVLARDRILSARGLDTLLKKMRANEERIATGSGGTRDKAMRQYERQETEFLTKGGYAAEAEASTIAAALGLPDRVMGQPLHTLSGGQRRRVELARILFSDADTLLLDEPTNHLDADSIVWLRDYLKTYRGGFIVISHDVDLVETVVNKVFYLDANRTTIDVYNMGWKLYQQQREADEKRRKRERQNAEKKAASLNSQADKMRAKATKTVAAQNMAKRAERLLSGLEAVRASDKVAKLRFPDPAPCGRTPLTAEGLSKSYGSLEIFTDVDLAIDKGSRVVILGLNGAGKTTLLRLLGGVEKPDTGQVTPGHGLKLGYYAQEHETLDPERTVLENMRSAAPDLDLVAVRKTLGSFLFSGDDVDKPAGVLSGGEKTRLALATLVVSSANVLLLDEPTNNLDPASREEILGALRTYKGAVVLVTHDEGAVEALDPERIILLPDGVEDLWGADYADLVALA; encoded by the coding sequence GTGATCACCGCCACCGGCATCGAGCTGCGCGCCGGCGCCCGCGTCCTCCTCGAGTCCGCTTCCTTCCGCGTCGCCAAGGGCGACCGCATCGGCCTCGTCGGCCGCAACGGAGCGGGCAAGACGACCCTCACCAAGTGCCTCGCGGGCGAGGGCCAGCCCGCCGCCGGCGCCATCGCCCGCTCCGGTGAGGTCGGCTACCTCCCGCAGGACCCGCGCACCGGTGACCTGGACGTCCTGGCCCGCGACCGCATCCTCTCCGCCCGCGGCCTCGACACCCTCCTCAAGAAGATGCGGGCGAACGAGGAGCGCATCGCGACCGGCTCCGGCGGCACCCGCGACAAGGCCATGCGGCAGTACGAGCGCCAGGAGACCGAGTTCCTGACCAAGGGCGGCTACGCGGCCGAGGCCGAGGCCTCCACCATCGCCGCCGCCCTCGGCCTGCCCGACCGGGTCATGGGCCAGCCGCTGCACACGCTCTCCGGCGGTCAGCGCCGTCGCGTCGAGCTCGCCCGGATCCTCTTCTCGGACGCCGACACGCTCCTCCTCGACGAGCCGACCAACCACCTCGACGCCGACTCCATCGTCTGGCTGCGCGACTACCTGAAGACCTACCGCGGTGGCTTCATCGTCATCTCCCACGACGTCGACCTCGTCGAGACCGTCGTGAACAAGGTCTTCTACCTGGACGCCAACCGCACCACGATCGACGTCTACAACATGGGCTGGAAGCTCTACCAGCAGCAGCGCGAGGCCGACGAGAAGCGCCGCAAGCGCGAGCGCCAGAACGCCGAGAAGAAGGCCGCGTCCCTCAACTCGCAGGCCGACAAGATGCGCGCCAAGGCCACCAAGACCGTCGCCGCGCAGAACATGGCCAAGCGCGCCGAGCGCCTGCTCTCCGGTCTGGAGGCCGTGCGCGCCTCCGACAAGGTCGCCAAGCTCCGCTTCCCGGACCCCGCGCCCTGCGGCAGGACGCCGCTGACCGCCGAGGGGCTCTCCAAGTCCTACGGCTCGCTCGAGATCTTCACCGACGTGGACCTCGCCATCGACAAGGGCTCCCGCGTCGTCATCCTCGGCCTCAACGGCGCGGGCAAGACGACCCTGCTGCGCCTCCTCGGCGGTGTCGAGAAGCCCGACACCGGCCAGGTCACCCCGGGCCACGGCCTCAAGCTCGGTTACTACGCCCAGGAGCACGAGACGCTCGACCCCGAGCGGACCGTCCTGGAGAACATGCGCTCCGCCGCGCCCGACCTCGACCTCGTCGCGGTCCGCAAGACCCTCGGTTCCTTCCTCTTCTCCGGCGACGACGTCGACAAGCCGGCCGGGGTGCTCTCCGGCGGCGAGAAGACCCGTCTCGCGCTCGCGACCCTGGTCGTCTCCTCGGCGAACGTGCTGCTCCTCGACGAGCCGACCAACAACCTCGACCCGGCCAGCCGCGAGGAGATCCTCGGCGCCCTGCGGACGTACAAGGGCGCGGTCGTCCTCGTCACCCACGACGAGGGCGCGGTCGAGGCGCTCGACCCGGAGCGGATCATCCTGCTCCCGGACGGCGTCGAGGACCTGTGGGGCGCGGACTACGCGGACCTGGTCGCCCTGGCCTGA
- a CDS encoding helix-turn-helix domain-containing protein has protein sequence MAETLKKGSRVTGAARDKLAADLKKKYDSGASIRALAEETGRSYGFVHRMLSESGVTLRGRGGATRGKKAASV, from the coding sequence GTGGCCGAGACTCTGAAGAAGGGCAGCCGGGTGACCGGCGCCGCGCGCGACAAGCTCGCGGCAGACCTGAAGAAGAAGTATGACTCCGGTGCGAGCATCCGGGCGCTGGCCGAGGAAACCGGCCGCTCCTACGGATTCGTCCACCGGATGCTGAGCGAGTCCGGAGTCACGCTGCGCGGACGCGGCGGAGCGACCCGGGGCAAGAAGGCAGCCTCGGTCTGA
- a CDS encoding enoyl-CoA hydratase/isomerase family protein produces the protein MTSLDDSELVFDKDGVRLTVEDAVATVTLTNPAKRNAQSPALWRALTEAGRSLPGSVRVVVLRGEGKSFSAGLDRQAFTPEGFDGEPSFLDLARGSDADLDAEIAEYQEAFTWWRRSDLVSIAAVQGHAIGAGFQLALACDLRVVAEDVQFAMRETSLGLVPDLTGTHPLVSLVGYARALEICATGRFVHAEEAERIGLANIAVPAEELDATVRDLSAALLAAPRAAVNETKALLQAAAGRSYEEQRTAERAAQARRLRDLVGLGD, from the coding sequence ATGACTTCGCTCGACGACTCTGAGCTCGTATTCGACAAGGACGGTGTACGGCTCACCGTCGAGGACGCCGTTGCCACGGTGACCCTGACCAACCCGGCGAAGCGCAACGCTCAGTCTCCCGCTCTGTGGCGGGCGTTGACAGAAGCCGGCCGGTCGTTGCCCGGCAGCGTGCGGGTCGTGGTCCTGCGCGGAGAGGGAAAGTCCTTCTCCGCGGGGCTCGACCGGCAGGCGTTCACGCCCGAGGGCTTCGACGGAGAGCCGTCCTTCCTCGATCTCGCGCGCGGTTCCGACGCGGACCTCGACGCGGAGATCGCCGAGTACCAGGAGGCGTTCACCTGGTGGCGCCGTAGCGACCTCGTGTCGATCGCGGCCGTTCAGGGGCACGCCATCGGCGCGGGCTTCCAGCTCGCTCTCGCCTGCGACCTGCGGGTCGTCGCCGAGGACGTGCAGTTCGCCATGCGCGAGACGAGCCTGGGTCTCGTCCCGGACCTGACCGGGACGCACCCGCTCGTCTCGCTCGTCGGCTACGCCCGCGCGCTGGAGATCTGCGCCACCGGCCGCTTCGTCCACGCGGAGGAGGCCGAGCGCATCGGTCTCGCCAATATCGCCGTGCCCGCGGAGGAACTCGACGCGACGGTACGGGACCTCAGCGCCGCCCTGCTCGCGGCGCCGCGCGCCGCGGTCAACGAGACCAAGGCGCTCCTCCAGGCTGCCGCCGGCCGCTCGTACGAGGAGCAGCGCACCGCCGAGCGCGCCGCGCAGGCCCGCCGCCTGCGCGACCTCGTCGGCCTCGGCGACTGA
- a CDS encoding Asp23/Gls24 family envelope stress response protein, giving the protein MTDSTHSGDTTTDEPRRTSVTKRGGGAPASRGRTTIADGVVEKIAGLAARDVVGVHAMGSGLSRTFGAVRDRVPGGGGGKSSVTRGVKAEVGEVQTALDLEIVVDYGVSIADVAGDVRENVIAAVERMTGLEVVEVNIAVSDVKLPDEEEEEPEQRLQ; this is encoded by the coding sequence ATGACGGATTCCACGCACTCCGGTGACACCACGACCGACGAACCGCGCCGGACCTCCGTGACCAAACGCGGCGGCGGCGCCCCGGCTTCCCGGGGCCGGACCACGATCGCCGACGGCGTCGTGGAGAAGATCGCCGGCCTCGCCGCGCGCGATGTGGTCGGCGTCCATGCCATGGGCAGCGGCCTCTCCCGCACCTTCGGCGCCGTCCGCGACCGCGTACCCGGCGGGGGCGGCGGCAAGTCGAGCGTCACCCGAGGGGTGAAGGCCGAGGTCGGCGAGGTGCAGACCGCGCTCGACCTGGAGATCGTCGTCGACTACGGCGTCTCCATCGCCGATGTCGCAGGCGACGTACGGGAGAACGTCATCGCCGCCGTGGAGCGGATGACCGGCCTCGAGGTCGTCGAGGTCAACATCGCGGTCAGCGATGTGAAGCTCCCGGACGAGGAGGAGGAAGAGCCGGAGCAGAGGCTCCAGTAG
- a CDS encoding Asp23/Gls24 family envelope stress response protein, giving the protein MADPVRDRGATTIADRVVAKIASQAAREALDAVPEGGSAPHASVVVHRDVARVSVSLELAYPTDIGRQCGAVRGRVRSRVENLVGMEVHEVAVHVERLHSTHTRHTTPRGRLS; this is encoded by the coding sequence GTGGCAGACCCGGTACGTGACCGCGGGGCGACCACGATCGCCGACCGGGTCGTCGCGAAGATCGCCTCCCAGGCCGCGCGGGAGGCGCTGGACGCCGTCCCCGAGGGCGGCTCGGCACCGCACGCCTCGGTCGTCGTCCACCGGGACGTCGCCCGGGTCTCGGTGAGCCTCGAACTCGCCTACCCGACCGACATCGGCCGCCAGTGCGGGGCCGTCCGGGGCCGGGTTCGCAGCCGCGTGGAGAACCTCGTGGGCATGGAGGTCCACGAGGTCGCCGTCCACGTGGAACGCCTCCACTCCACGCACACGCGCCACACCACCCCGAGGGGCCGCCTCTCATGA
- a CDS encoding DUF6286 domain-containing protein yields MTTTPDPPPDPDAPLDKAAPPHGASASDGPSASDGAGPPDSVPVLPGAAGPRVRRFWAVRRIPAAALAAVVLGGAGLLLYDVAAVRAERSAMAWRHELADALASKPLDTAAVLIGAAVAVLLGVWLLILAATPGLRAVLPMRREHVDVRAGLDREAAALALRDRAMEVSGVQSVRVRVGRAKVGVRAVSHFRVLDEVRTDVESVLATGVDELGLAHAPALTVRVTRPPRKG; encoded by the coding sequence ATGACCACCACCCCGGACCCGCCCCCGGACCCGGACGCGCCCCTCGACAAGGCCGCGCCCCCCCATGGGGCCTCGGCCTCCGACGGGCCCTCGGCCTCCGACGGTGCCGGGCCTCCCGACTCCGTGCCCGTTCTTCCCGGTGCCGCGGGGCCGCGCGTGCGCCGCTTCTGGGCGGTGCGGCGTATCCCCGCCGCCGCCCTCGCGGCCGTCGTGCTCGGCGGGGCGGGGCTGTTGCTGTACGACGTGGCGGCCGTCCGGGCCGAGCGGTCCGCCATGGCCTGGCGGCACGAGCTCGCCGACGCGCTCGCGAGCAAACCCCTCGACACCGCAGCGGTCCTCATCGGCGCCGCCGTCGCCGTCCTGCTCGGCGTCTGGCTGCTGATCCTGGCCGCCACCCCCGGACTGCGCGCCGTCCTCCCCATGCGCCGCGAACACGTCGACGTACGGGCCGGGCTCGACCGTGAGGCCGCCGCCCTCGCCCTGCGCGACCGCGCCATGGAGGTCTCCGGCGTCCAGTCCGTCCGGGTCCGCGTGGGCCGGGCCAAGGTGGGCGTCCGCGCCGTCTCGCACTTCCGGGTGCTCGACGAGGTCCGCACCGATGTGGAGAGCGTCCTCGCCACCGGCGTCGACGAGCTCGGCCTCGCCCACGCGCCCGCGCTGACCGTACGAGTGACCCGACCACCCAGGAAGGGGTGA
- the amaP gene encoding alkaline shock response membrane anchor protein AmaP yields MTVVLRRVNRVLLGLAGLLLVLGGGAVLAAGLDLSVPSWWPWSGPSDVLLSAADRQRWRDESWWWPVVIAGLGLVVLLALWWLLVQFRRARLREVLVDTGDGEEAILRGRSLEAVLEADAAAQEGVSKARVHLTGRRATPRTRVALLLEPYASPGDALNTLSTEALAHARTSTGLPALPTEARLRAVKHRARRVT; encoded by the coding sequence GTGACGGTCGTCCTCCGACGCGTCAACCGCGTCCTGCTCGGTCTCGCCGGGCTGCTCCTCGTCCTCGGCGGCGGCGCCGTCCTCGCGGCCGGCCTCGACCTGTCCGTACCGTCCTGGTGGCCCTGGTCCGGCCCCTCCGACGTCCTGCTCTCCGCCGCGGACCGGCAGCGGTGGCGCGACGAGAGCTGGTGGTGGCCGGTGGTCATCGCGGGCCTCGGGCTCGTCGTCCTGCTCGCCCTGTGGTGGCTGCTCGTCCAGTTCCGGCGGGCCCGGCTCCGCGAGGTCCTCGTCGACACCGGCGACGGCGAGGAGGCGATCCTGCGCGGCCGGTCCCTGGAGGCCGTCCTGGAGGCGGACGCCGCCGCCCAGGAGGGCGTCTCCAAGGCCCGGGTCCACCTCACGGGCCGCCGCGCCACCCCCCGGACCCGCGTCGCGCTCCTCCTGGAGCCGTACGCCTCCCCGGGAGACGCCCTCAACACCCTCAGCACCGAGGCCCTCGCGCACGCCCGTACGTCCACGGGGCTCCCCGCACTGCCCACGGAGGCCCGTCTGCGGGCCGTGAAGCACCGCGCCCGCCGGGTCACCTGA
- a CDS encoding SDR family oxidoreductase yields the protein MDLGLKDRVYVVTGATRGLGRASAEALLAEGAKVLITGREEKTVADAVAELGAGTSAGEGGGAGRVAGVASDNADPGTPARLIAEARARFGGFDGILISVGGPAPGFAADNTDEQWAAAFDTVFLGAVRLARAAAETLTEGGVIGFVLSGSVHEPIPGLTISNGLRPGLAGFAKSLANDLGPRGVRVVGLLPSRIDTDRVRSLDALSGDADAARAANEAAIPLRRYGTPEEFGRTAAFLLSPAASYLTGLMLPVDGGARGGF from the coding sequence ATGGATCTTGGACTGAAGGACCGTGTGTACGTGGTGACCGGCGCGACGCGGGGGCTCGGCCGGGCCTCGGCCGAGGCGCTGCTCGCCGAGGGCGCGAAGGTGCTGATCACCGGGCGCGAGGAGAAGACCGTCGCCGACGCCGTGGCCGAGCTGGGTGCGGGCACGAGTGCGGGTGAGGGTGGGGGCGCGGGCCGGGTCGCCGGTGTCGCCTCCGACAACGCCGACCCGGGGACCCCGGCCCGGCTGATCGCCGAGGCGCGGGCACGTTTCGGCGGCTTCGACGGCATCCTGATCAGCGTCGGCGGCCCGGCGCCCGGCTTCGCCGCCGACAACACCGACGAGCAGTGGGCGGCGGCCTTCGACACCGTCTTCCTCGGGGCCGTACGGCTGGCCCGCGCGGCGGCGGAGACGCTCACCGAGGGCGGGGTGATCGGCTTCGTCCTGTCCGGTTCCGTCCATGAGCCGATCCCTGGCCTGACCATCTCGAACGGACTGCGGCCCGGGCTCGCCGGCTTCGCCAAGTCCCTCGCCAACGACCTGGGCCCGCGCGGGGTCCGGGTCGTCGGGCTGCTCCCGAGCCGGATCGACACGGACCGGGTCCGCTCCCTCGACGCGCTCTCCGGCGACGCGGACGCGGCCCGCGCGGCGAACGAGGCCGCGATCCCGCTGCGCCGCTACGGCACCCCGGAGGAGTTCGGGCGCACGGCGGCCTTCCTGCTGTCGCCGGCCGCCTCGTACCTGACGGGGCTGATGCTCCCGGTGGACGGCGGGGCGCGCGGCGGCTTCTGA
- a CDS encoding glycoside hydrolase family 15 protein, whose protein sequence is MTQRIDDYALIGDLQTAALVGRDGSIDWLCLPRFDSAACFAALLGDENNGHWRIAPKGATTCTTRRYAEDSLVLETYWTTRTGAVKVVDFMPQRDKAPDVMRIVEGVSGTVEMSAVLRLRFDYGSIVPWMRRADGHRVAVAGPDAVWLRSEPPVKTWGQQFSTCSSFTVAAGEKVAFVLTWHPSHEPRPDLVDPFEALEHSLEDWREWSARCTYQGPYREAVLRSLITLKALTYAPTGGIVAAPTTSLPEELGGVRNWDYRACWLRDSSLTLGALLAAGYVEEAAAWRDWLLRSVAGDPADLQIMYGPGGERRLPEATLPWLRGYADSAPVRTGNAAVEQFQLDVYGEVMDSLYRAREAGIPPKRHAWNLQLSLLGFLESTWRNPDEGLWEVRGPRRHFTHSKVMAWVAADRAVRTLEADPSLPGDPARWRAMRDEIHAEVCAKAYDPDRNTFTQSYGSPELDAATLLIPQVGFLPPDDPRVVGTVDAVRAELLHGGFLRRYSVDSGAVDGLPGREGTFLVCSFWLADALRMTGRTEEARRLFDRLVALRNDVGLLAEEYDPVARRQLGNFPQAFSHIGLVGTALALAREDRDPAG, encoded by the coding sequence GTGACGCAACGTATCGACGACTACGCCCTCATCGGCGATCTCCAGACCGCCGCGCTCGTCGGCCGTGACGGGTCGATCGACTGGCTGTGTCTGCCCCGCTTCGACTCGGCCGCCTGTTTCGCCGCACTGCTCGGCGACGAGAACAACGGCCACTGGCGGATCGCGCCCAAGGGCGCCACGACCTGCACCACCCGCCGTTACGCCGAGGACTCCCTCGTCCTGGAGACCTACTGGACGACCCGCACGGGCGCCGTCAAGGTCGTCGACTTCATGCCCCAGCGGGACAAGGCCCCCGACGTCATGCGGATCGTGGAGGGCGTCAGCGGCACCGTCGAGATGAGCGCCGTCCTGCGGCTGCGCTTCGACTACGGCTCGATCGTGCCCTGGATGCGCCGCGCCGACGGCCACCGGGTCGCGGTCGCCGGTCCCGACGCCGTCTGGCTGCGCAGCGAGCCGCCCGTGAAGACCTGGGGCCAGCAGTTCTCCACCTGTTCCTCCTTCACCGTCGCCGCCGGCGAGAAGGTCGCCTTCGTACTGACCTGGCACCCCTCGCACGAGCCGCGCCCCGACCTCGTCGACCCCTTCGAGGCCCTGGAGCACTCTCTGGAGGACTGGCGGGAATGGTCGGCCCGCTGTACCTACCAAGGCCCCTACCGGGAGGCGGTGCTGCGCTCCCTGATCACCCTCAAGGCGCTCACCTACGCCCCGACCGGCGGGATCGTCGCCGCGCCCACCACCTCGCTGCCGGAGGAGCTCGGCGGCGTACGGAACTGGGACTACCGCGCGTGCTGGCTGCGCGACTCCTCCCTCACTCTCGGCGCGCTGCTCGCCGCCGGGTACGTCGAGGAGGCGGCCGCCTGGCGGGACTGGCTGCTGCGCTCGGTCGCGGGCGACCCGGCCGACCTCCAGATCATGTACGGCCCCGGCGGGGAGCGCCGGCTGCCCGAGGCGACCCTGCCGTGGCTGCGCGGCTACGCCGACTCGGCGCCGGTACGGACCGGGAACGCGGCCGTGGAGCAGTTCCAGCTCGACGTGTACGGCGAGGTCATGGACTCGCTCTACCGCGCGCGCGAGGCGGGGATCCCGCCGAAGCGGCACGCCTGGAACCTCCAGCTGAGCCTGCTCGGCTTCCTGGAGTCGACCTGGCGGAACCCGGACGAGGGCCTGTGGGAGGTCCGCGGGCCGCGCCGCCACTTCACCCACTCGAAGGTGATGGCCTGGGTGGCCGCCGACCGGGCGGTGCGCACCCTGGAGGCGGACCCCTCGCTGCCGGGGGACCCGGCACGGTGGCGGGCGATGCGGGACGAGATCCACGCCGAGGTGTGCGCGAAGGCGTACGACCCCGACCGGAACACCTTCACGCAGTCGTACGGCTCCCCGGAGCTGGACGCCGCCACCCTGCTCATCCCGCAGGTCGGCTTCCTGCCGCCGGACGACCCCCGGGTGGTCGGGACGGTGGACGCGGTGCGGGCGGAGCTGCTGCACGGCGGCTTCCTGCGCCGGTACAGCGTGGATTCGGGGGCGGTGGACGGGCTGCCGGGGCGGGAGGGGACGTTCCTCGTCTGTTCCTTCTGGCTCGCGGACGCGCTGCGGATGACCGGCCGGACCGAGGAGGCGCGTCGGCTCTTCGACCGGCTCGTCGCCCTCCGCAACGACGTGGGGCTCCTCGCGGAGGAGTACGACCCGGTGGCCCGGCGCCAGCTGGGGAACTTCCCGCAGGCCTTCAGCCACATCGGGCTGGTGGGCACCGCCCTCGCGCTGGCCCGGGAGGATCGGGACCCGGCAGGATAG
- a CDS encoding SURF1 family cytochrome oxidase biogenesis protein codes for MYRFLLSRQWVILTLIVLALIPTMIELGFWQFHRHERRVAQNALIADNLKAKPVPVEELTSPGHTVPRADYWRQVTATGTFDTTHEVVVRRRTNADDKQGVLVLTPLVLRDGSVVLVNRGWVPAAADQRAYPTVPPAPKGEITVTGRLKADETTGASGIKDLKGLPDRQVMLINSEQQAALIGREVLGGYLEQIAPESAGGTPELIPEPDHDSIGAHMAYAVQWWLFTAGVPVGWVILVRREKRDQEAAARAETSGSGDGSGDGDGSGDGDGGPSDASGAPAGDTTAIQATPSL; via the coding sequence GTGTACCGCTTCCTGTTGTCCCGGCAGTGGGTGATCCTCACCCTCATCGTCCTCGCCCTCATCCCCACGATGATCGAGCTGGGCTTCTGGCAGTTCCACCGGCACGAACGCCGCGTGGCCCAGAACGCCCTGATCGCGGACAACCTCAAGGCGAAGCCGGTCCCGGTCGAGGAGCTCACCTCCCCCGGCCACACCGTCCCGCGCGCCGACTACTGGCGGCAGGTCACCGCCACCGGCACCTTCGACACCACCCACGAGGTGGTCGTCCGCCGTCGCACCAACGCCGACGACAAGCAGGGCGTGCTCGTCCTGACGCCGCTGGTCCTCCGGGACGGCAGTGTCGTCCTGGTCAACCGCGGCTGGGTGCCGGCCGCCGCCGACCAGCGCGCGTATCCGACGGTGCCGCCCGCCCCCAAGGGCGAGATCACCGTCACCGGCCGCCTCAAGGCGGACGAGACGACCGGCGCCAGCGGCATCAAGGACCTGAAGGGCCTGCCGGACCGCCAGGTGATGCTGATCAACAGCGAGCAGCAGGCCGCGCTCATCGGCCGTGAGGTCCTCGGCGGCTACCTCGAACAGATCGCCCCCGAGTCGGCCGGCGGCACCCCCGAACTGATCCCCGAGCCCGACCACGACTCGATCGGCGCCCACATGGCGTACGCCGTGCAGTGGTGGCTCTTCACCGCCGGTGTGCCCGTCGGCTGGGTGATCCTCGTCCGCCGGGAAAAGCGCGACCAGGAGGCCGCCGCCCGCGCCGAAACCTCCGGGAGCGGGGACGGGAGCGGCGACGGAGACGGAAGCGGGGACGGCGACGGCGGGCCCTCCGACGCCTCCGGGGCCCCTGCCGGGGACACGACCGCGATCCAGGCCACCCCGTCCCTCTGA
- a CDS encoding DEDDh family exonuclease gives MTMLDDRTTAATWPAAYPQGYAVVDVETTGLARDDRIVSAAVYRLDAQGNVEDHWYTLVNPERDPGPVWIHGLTSDVLEGAPLFPEIAAEFATRLDGRVLVAHNAMFDWQMIAREYARAESAAPVRQRLCTIALAKELSLPLPNHKLESLAAHFGVVQQRAHNALDDARVLAEAFRPSLHTAAERNVRLPLLECRPLTEWAGAPTQPRVGHQGGYPSSSSSGAYRMNSWRPSRKRPACPYPNPGRYEADRPLKQGMRVAFSGDTSVDRELLEDRTVDAGLHVATSVSRLTSLLVTNDPDAHTSKTLKAKSFGTPVVDEAAYTHLLRDVAPADG, from the coding sequence TTGACCATGCTCGACGACCGTACGACAGCAGCGACGTGGCCGGCCGCCTACCCACAGGGGTACGCGGTCGTCGACGTGGAGACCACCGGCCTCGCCCGCGACGACCGGATAGTGTCGGCTGCCGTCTACCGGCTGGACGCCCAGGGGAACGTCGAGGACCACTGGTACACGCTCGTCAACCCCGAGCGCGACCCCGGTCCCGTCTGGATCCACGGGCTGACCAGCGACGTCCTGGAGGGCGCGCCGCTCTTTCCGGAGATCGCGGCGGAGTTCGCGACCCGGCTCGACGGCCGGGTCCTGGTCGCGCACAACGCGATGTTCGACTGGCAGATGATCGCCAGGGAGTACGCGCGCGCCGAGTCCGCCGCACCCGTGCGCCAGCGGCTGTGCACGATCGCGCTCGCCAAGGAGCTGTCGCTGCCGCTGCCCAACCACAAGCTGGAGTCGCTCGCCGCGCACTTCGGCGTCGTCCAGCAGCGCGCGCACAACGCGCTGGACGACGCGCGGGTCCTCGCCGAGGCGTTCCGGCCGAGCCTGCACACGGCGGCCGAGCGGAACGTCCGGCTGCCGCTCCTGGAGTGCCGCCCGCTGACGGAGTGGGCCGGGGCTCCGACGCAGCCCCGGGTCGGGCACCAGGGCGGGTACCCGTCCTCGTCGTCCTCCGGCGCGTACCGCATGAACAGCTGGCGCCCCTCCCGGAAGCGCCCCGCCTGCCCGTACCCCAACCCCGGCCGGTACGAGGCCGACCGGCCGCTCAAGCAGGGCATGCGGGTGGCGTTCTCCGGCGACACCTCCGTCGACCGCGAGCTCCTGGAGGACCGCACGGTCGACGCCGGGCTCCATGTCGCCACCAGCGTCTCCCGGCTGACGAGCCTGCTCGTCACGAACGACCCCGACGCGCACACCTCCAAGACGCTGAAGGCGAAGTCCTTCGGCACGCCGGTCGTCGACGAGGCGGCCTACACGCACCTGCTGCGGGACGTGGCCCCGGCAGACGGGTGA